In a single window of the Terrirubrum flagellatum genome:
- a CDS encoding IclR family transcriptional regulator, protein MSRSDATDPIDRHRIPAIDRAMEVLGLLERRAAGASIRDLVAALALPRTSVYRILNSLETHGMVRRAGESAYALGPRLLSLAARVAAEGQRYDIAAIAAPHLERLSQATGEACKVSALDGDGVLVLAAMQGNREFALSVTPGQKLPLHAGAASKALMASLDDDDLERALATPLIAYTSRTFADPRRLRAELAKIRRQGWAADKGEYQQSVHAFAAPIHDSHGHVVAALSAPYLAGSEGGRLEQIRLAVIAAAAAIGADIPASG, encoded by the coding sequence ATGTCCCGCTCTGACGCGACCGATCCCATCGACCGGCATCGCATTCCCGCGATCGATCGGGCGATGGAGGTGCTTGGCCTGCTGGAGCGACGCGCGGCGGGCGCCAGCATCCGCGATCTCGTGGCGGCGCTCGCGCTGCCGCGCACCTCAGTCTATCGCATCCTCAATTCGCTGGAGACGCACGGCATGGTGCGTCGCGCCGGAGAGAGCGCTTATGCGCTTGGCCCGCGACTGCTGTCGCTTGCGGCGCGCGTCGCCGCAGAAGGCCAGCGCTATGACATCGCCGCCATCGCCGCGCCGCATCTGGAGCGATTGTCGCAGGCGACAGGCGAAGCGTGCAAGGTGTCGGCGCTCGATGGCGACGGCGTGCTCGTTCTTGCGGCGATGCAGGGCAATCGCGAATTCGCCCTGAGCGTGACGCCCGGACAAAAGCTGCCGCTGCACGCGGGCGCCGCGAGCAAGGCGTTGATGGCCTCGCTCGATGATGATGATCTCGAACGCGCTCTTGCGACGCCTCTGATTGCTTACACCAGCCGAACGTTCGCCGATCCGCGCCGCTTGCGCGCCGAACTCGCAAAGATCAGGCGGCAGGGATGGGCGGCGGACAAGGGCGAATATCAGCAAAGCGTGCATGCGTTCGCCGCGCCCATCCACGATTCCCACGGTCATGTGGTTGCGGCGCTCAGCGCGCCCTATCTCGCGGGATCGGAGGGTGGCCGCCTTGAGCAGATCAGGCTCGCGGTGATCGCAGCGGCGGCTGCGATCGGAGCGGATATTCCGGCGTCGGGCTGA